The Chloroflexota bacterium genomic interval GCCTTTGAGAATTATGAGCGGGATGTTCGCCCAGGTCTCAACGTTATTCAAGTTGGAGGGTCGATCATAAAGCCCTTTTTCCGAGGTGTGGACATATTTGGCCCTGGGCTCTCCCACTTTGCCCTCCAGGGATGCCATCAGGGCTGTGGATTCTCCGCAGACAAACGCCCCACCCCCCCTGCTCACCTTAACCCTGAAGTCGAAGCCGCTTCCCAAGATGTTTTCTCCCAGGAAACCGTATTCCTCGGCCTGCTTGAGGGCTATGGTCACGTTATTCACTGCCAGAGGGTACTCGTTACGAACGTATACGTATCCCAAACTCGACCCAATGGCATAGGCCCCAATTATCATGCCTTCCAAGATACTGTGAGGGTTGCCTTCCATGAGGCTTCTGTCCATATAAGCACCTGGATCACCCTCATCGCAATTGCAGATGACGTATTTGATATCGCCTTCCGCTCGCCGCGTGGACTCCCACTTACTCCCAGTGGGGAATCCACCGCCTCCCCGCCCTCGCAATCCAGACCTCTTGACCTCCTCAATTATCTCTTCCGGCGACATATGGAATAAGGCCTTGCTCAGAGCCGCATATCCACCGATGGCAAGATAATCCTCGATCGAACTGGGGTCAATCTTATTGTTATTGCCAAAAAGGAGGCGCTGCTGTCTCTTATAGAAAGGTATATCATCTTCTTTTGCGAACCGCTCACCCGTATTCGGATCAGTGTATAGCAGCCTGTCAAGAACCTTTCCTTTCATGATAGTCTCTGAGACCACCTCAGGGACGTCCTCTATCTTTACCCGCTGGTAGAATATCTTTTGAGGGTACAATACCATCAGTGGGCCACGTTCACAGAAACCATGGCACCCCGTTACCTTCAGTTCAACCTGGCCAGTGAGACCCTGCTGCTCTATCTCCTCCTTGATAGCATCGGCCACATCTTCGCTTCTGTAAGCATGACACCCGGTGCCAGCACAGATCGAGATCAGAGGTTGTTGGGGGTTGCGTTTGGCCAGAATCCTGATCCGCAACTCCTCTAGGGCAGCCGCTGATCTCAACTTATCCATGGTTGTCGTCTTGTGATACTTCACTGTATTGCTTCAGGGTTTTCTTCGCCTTCACGGGACTCATCTGTCCATGGTATTGACCGTCCATGACCACAATAGGCCCCAAGGCACATGCCCCGAGGCAGTTCACAGTCTCTAGAGTGAACTGCATATCTTCCGTCGTTTTGCCCGGCTCAACGCCCAGTTGTCTTCCTAACTCATCAAGTACTGCAGGCGCACCTCTTACGTGGCAGGCGGTGCCTAGACAAACAGTGACCACATGCTTCCCCCGCGGCGTCAGGCTGAAGGCCCTAAAGAAACTGGCCACGCTGTATACCTGACTCAAGGGGATGTGCAGAACCCGACTGACCTCCTCTAACGTTTCCTTTGGCAGGTAACAATACTCTGCCTGAACATCTTGCAGTATGGAGACAAGCTGTCCCTTATCGCCTCCGTACTTATCCACTATTGCCTGAATGGTCGCTGCCACCTATGCCTCCAACTTCTTTTTCAACTTTTCGTATTCCCGTTTAACCCCTTCCTGTATCCGGTCAATTTCCTCCTCAGGAAGGTGTCGAAACCTCCCTTGCAGCTTCAGATAATCTCGGACCGGTCGCAGCTTAGGGAAGTCCATGCTTAGCTTGTATTTGCCGTTTTCTACCTCATAGAGAGGGAATACCCCCGTCTCTACAGCTAAGCGTCCCATCCTGATAGTCAAGTCGGTTGGGTGACGCCAGCCAGTAGGGCACACCGATAGGATATGCAGGTAGGTTGGCCCGTGGATGGACGCTGCCTTGCTCACTTTATCAATCAAATCGAAGGGATAGCTCGGGCAAGCTGTAGCCACATAAGGGATGTCATGGGCTACGGCAATGGCCGCCATATTCTTCTTCCAGGTGGTTTGCCCGATGCTGAGTTTTCCGGCAGGAGAGGTGGTGGTGGATGCGCCGAAGGGGGTAGCACTGGAGCGCTGAATGCCGGTGTTCATGTAGGCTTCGTTGTCGAAGCAGACGTACAGGAAATCGTGCCCCCGTTCCCAGGCTCCTGACAGGGCCTGGATACCTATGTCGCTCGTCGCCCCATCACCCCCCATGGCTACCACCTTGGGCTTCGCGGTCGCCTTGCCTTTCCTTTCCAGTATCTTCAACGCCCGCTCGATACCCGAGGCAACGGCAGCAGCATTCTCGAAGAGGGTGTGTATCCAGGGGACCCGCCATGAGGTAGTGGGGTACGGCGAAGACACTATCTCCATGCACCCCGTTGCATTGGAGATGATCACGTCTCTGCCCAGTGTCTTGGTCACCAGCCTCAGAGCCAGTGCTTCTCCACAGCCGATGCAAGCGCGGTGACCGGGGATGAAAAAGTCCTTCTGGGGCAGAAGCCGCGGCACATATATGGCAAAGTTTTCCACTTTCTACCTGACTCCAATCATCTGCGTCTCTTCCTCTCCACCCCTGGCGACCGCTTCCCGCCCTCTCGCCACCATTTCCCTGAACTGCTCCACCGAAATGTCCCTGCCACCCAGCCCCCCGATGAACCCAACTACCTTCGGTCTCTTTTCCAGGGAATACAAGGCGGCCTTCACCTCAGAGCACAGGGGGCCTGGCGGCCCTCCGAAGGAAATACACCTATCCAGAACGATTAGGATTTCGGCGTTCCCAACTGCTTGGCGCAGCTCCTCAAAGGGGAAAGGACGCCAGAGTCGCAACCTTATCAGTCCTACTTTCTCACCCCGCTGTCGCAACTCGTCCACTGCTACCATAGCGGTTTCACCGAAACTCCCCATCATTAGGAGTAACACCTTGGCATCTTCTGATTTGTACTGTTCCACCGGTTGGTAGTATCGCCCACTGATGTCGCCAAACTCTTTCCATGCCTGCAGAATGGCTGGTTTAGTTGACGCAAAGGCCTCGCTCTGAGATTTCTTCACCTCTGAGAATATAACGGGAACAGCAAAGGCTCCCAAGGTTGCTGGTCTGCCGGGGTCCAAAGAATAAGGACGGTGATATGGAGGCAAGAATTTATCAACCTGCTTCTTCTCCAGCAGAAACAGAGGTTCTACTACGTGAGACACGTGAAAGCCATCCATATGAACCATTACCGGGAAGAGGACATTGGGATCTTCCCCGATACGAAAGGCACATAGGGTGAGGTCAAAAGCCTGTTGCCCATTCTCGGCAAACATCTGAATCCAGCTACAGTCCCGAACTGCCATAGCATCGGAATGATCGCCCCATACACTCAGAGGCGCCGACAGCGCCCTGTTGGTCACAGCCATGACTATCGGCAGCCTCATGGAGGAAGCTATGTACACCACCTCGTGCATCAGCTCCAACCCCGGCCCCGCCGTGGCGGTGAAAGTCCTGACCCCTGTGGCCGATGAGCCTAAACAGGCACTCATGGCAGAGTGCTCAGACTCTACTGGAATATACTCCGCATCCAGTTCACCGTTGGCCACCATCTCGGCCAGCCGTTCCACAATATGGGTTTGCGGGGTGATGGGATAGGCAGCAATCACCTCAGTATCAGCCAGCTTAACAGCCTCAGCTACCGCGTGAGCGCCCTCCATTCCTATCATTTTCACGGCATCATTCCTCTTCTGGCACCATCTTTATTGCCTGTGTCCAGCACTCCCTGGCACAGATCCCGCAACCTTTGCAATAGTAGGGGTCTGCCGCAAAGTATCCTTCATTGTTCTGGCGGATGCATCCCTCGGGGCAATAAATGTAGCAAATCCCGCATTTTATGCATCTTTCTTTGTTCAAAACCGGTCTCTCCGATCTCCAGTCACCAGTCTTGTACTCAATGGCATTCCCTGCGTCGGTTATCACCGCACCAATATCTATGTCTCGCCAAGTCAGATCAGTTTCTTTGCGTTTAGCGCTCAAGCCGCTCTCCTTCAGGCCATGACAGTCATCTCGAAGGCCTTCTTACACGCTTCCAGATTCCTGCCAGCCCTTTCTCCAAAACGGTGCTTCAGAGGTTCCTCAAGCGAGCTGATTTCAACTACACTGGTTGCCTTGATTATTGCCCCCAGCATAGTCGTGTTCACAATAGGTACACCCAGGGTTTTGAGGGCAATAGTGGAGGCGTCAACTGTAGCCACAGACCACCTGTTTCCAAAGAGGGATTTTATTTGCTCTGGGGTCTTCTTGGTATTGACTATCACTATGCCTTTTTCCTTCAAGCCGGAGCTTACATCCACAATGTTGAGCAAACCAGGATCGAGGACAACCACCGCGTCGGGCTGCCTGACCTCTGCCCTGATCCTGATCGGCTTATTGTCTGTTCTCACAAAAGCCTGGACAGGCGCTCCTCTTCTCTCCGGGCCAAAGGTAGGGAAGGCCAGCGCATATTTACCTTCAGCAATAGCGGCCAGGGCTAGCAACTCTGCTGAAGTGACCGCTCCCTGGCCGCCTCTACCGTGAAGTCTTAGCTCAAGCATTCTCACTCTATAATCTTATTATTGTAGTCGTCTAGTGGATTGTTTAGTATATTACCAGAACCAGGGACACCATGTCCACAACAAACCGACACAGAAGAAAATGACCAAGAATCCAGCCCAATTTGCTTCTGGTCTTCTGCCAGGACTCCAACGCTGAAGAGCTGTCTTTCAGTTATAGAATGGCGTAGTGTCATTGTTCGCTTCAGAAGTCAATCTGGGGTATATTTTCTTGCCAACAAATGCCCTGCCATATTACACTATGACCAGAGTCGAACCGAGGCCCAAGTATTCAAATTCAAGGAGAGCTTGTATGGTTGAAAGAGGCAAAGGAGGCACTGTGGAGTACCCTCTCATCTGGTTCGCAGCCAGTGCTTGCACTGGCTGCTCTGTCTCTGTACTCAATTCAGTCAGCCCGACCATCAAGAACGTCCTGATTGACGAAGTGGTGCCTGGAAAGCATATCAATTTAAGGTATCACGCCACCGTCATGGCAGGACAGGGCGACGCCGTAATTGAGGAAATGGAACACACTGCAAGAAGCAAGAAGGGCGGTTACATCTTGGTGGTGGAAGGTGCTATACCCACGGCGGCTGAAGGCGCGTATGGTACTATGGGTGAAAATGGAGGAAAGCCTATTCCCATGGCTTCGCGGCTGGAACACGTGGCTGGGAATGCTCTGGCGATCATCGCCTTGGGCACCTGCGCTTCCTTCGGGGGCATCGCTGCCGGGGCACCTAATCCCAGCGGCTGCATCAGCGTGGACCAATTTCTAAAGCAGCACCGCATCAACGTGCCCCTAATAAACATTCCTGGTTGCGCACCACACCCCGACTGGTTCGTGGGCACCGTGGCTGCTATCCTGCTCAAGGGCCTGCCGAAACCGGAGGAACTGGATGAACACAAGAGGCCCAAAGCCTTCTATGGCAAGCTGATCCACGAAAATTGTCCTCGACGGGCCTACTTTGAAGAAGGGAAATTCGCCAGAAAGTTTGGGGGTCCCGGATGCCTGAATGAGCTAGGCTGCAAAGGTCCCGTGACCTATGCTGACTGCCCTCTGAGGCTCTGGAACCACAGCACAAACTGGTGCATTGGCTCTGGGGGCTCCTGTATTGGCTGCGTGGAACCGGGCTTTCCTGATCTGCTGGCACCCTTCTATCAGAAACTAAGCGACGACGCTCTGCCAGCAGTTGGAAAGGGACAGTAAAAGGGAGGTCATGATCAGTGGGTAAGATTATTATTGAGCCGGTAACCCGGATTGAAGGACATCTCAAGATCGAAGCAGTGGTAGAGAACGGAAAGGTGAAGGATGCCAGAAGCTCTGGCATGATGTTCAGGGGGTTGGAGATTATTCTGCAGGGCAGAGACCCCCGTGATGCACAACGCTACACCCAGCGCATCTGCGGGGTGTGCCCCACCAGCCACTCCACAGCAGCTACCCTTAACCTGGACAGCGCCTTCGGGATCTCTGACAAGATTCCTGACAATGGCCGAATTATGCGTAACCTCATTCTGGGCGCAGCTCACATCGCTGATCACATATTGCACTTCTATCACTTGGCCGCTTTAGATTATGTCGACATCACGGCGGTGGCCAAATACGACGGCAACGACCCCGTTCTGAATTCGGTGAAAGCCTTTGCGGAACGAGGTGAACTGGGACCGTTCGTCCCGCGATATGAAGGCGACTACCGCCTATCAAAGGCAGCTAATATTGAAGCGCTGGCCCACTATGTCAAAGCTCTGGAGATGAGACGCAAAGGCCAGGAGTTGACTACCATTTTTGGCGGCAAGCTGCCCCACGATAGTGTCATCGTGCCCGGGGGCGTCGCTGAGGTCCCCACGGTAGACAAGATTGCCTCCTTCCTGTGGCAGCTAAATGAACTGCGCGACTTCATCAACAACGTCTACCTTCCCGATGTCATGATGGTGGCCGAGGCCTATAGCGACTACTTTGGGATCGGCGCTGGCTGTGGCAACCTGCTTTCCTATGGCAGCTTCGACCTGGATGGCAAGAGCCCCGACCTTGCCCGCAGGGAAAGATTTATGAAGCAGGGAACAGTCTCTGCTGACCTCAAGCTGGGTCAATTGGATACCCAGAAAATAATGGAATACGTCAAATACTCCTGGTACGAGGACTCGACTTCGAGGAAACATCCCGCCAGCGGTGAGACCCGCCCTGATCTGAAAAAGAAAGCAGGCTACTCCTGGATAAAGGCACCGCGGTACGATGGCAAGGTATACGAGGTAGGCCCGCTGGCCCGAGTAGCGGTTACCTATGCCAGTGGCAATCCCACAGTGAAAGCCCTGGTGGACTCCACGCTATCACGGTTTAAGGCGTCGCCAAAGGCCCTATTCTCTGTGCTGGGCCGCCACGCCGCCAGAGCGCTTTACACCAAGGCATTAGCTGACTCAATGCCTGCCTGGTTGTTGCAGCTCAAGCCGGGTGAACCCGCTTACATTGACTACCAGATCCCAGAGCAAAGCACGGGCATGGGTCTGATAGACGGGGCCAGGGGGGCACTGGGGCATTGGGTAGAGATAAAGGACAAGAAGATCGCCAACTACCAGTGTGTTGTTCCCTCTACCTGGAACCTCTCTCCGCGGGACGACAATGAGCAACCTGGGCCGGTAGAACAGGCCATTATCGGCACGAAGGTCAAGGACGAAAACAACCCCTTTGAGATCGTGCGTATTGTCCGCTCCTTTGACCCGTGCATTGCCTGCGCTGTTCATCTGATAACACCTAAGGGAAGCGAACTTGGCCGATTCAGAGTGTCGTAGAAAGGGTCCCAAAATCGCGGTAGTTGGCATGGGCAACCTGCTGCTGAAGGACGAGGGGATCGGGGTTCACGTGGCTCAGGCATTGCAGGAGATGGCGCCTGAAAACGGGAGCAACTTGCAGATAGTAGATGGGGGAACGTCTCCAGACGTTCTCCTATCTCTTGATAAGGTGGACAAGCTGATCATAATTGACGCTGTCAAGGGAGACTGTGAGCCAGGGACCATCTACCGCCTTGGCCCTGATGAGATACCGGAAAATGGCGCAGAGGCGACCTCCCTGCATCAGGTAGGCCTGATGCAATCGTTGCAGATACTGGACAAGTTCGGTCTTAAGCCCCCGAAAGTAGTTATTGTTGGGATCCAGCCCAAGGAGATAGACTGGGGTACAGAGCCTTCGGCAGAGCTTGGCCAGAAGATCCCTGAAATGATGAGATTAGTATTGGAGGAAGCGAGAAAATGCTAGTTTCGGAGTTGAAACCCTTTGAAGAAATCCTGGGTTACCTGGACGGCGAAAACAAGGTCTTCATTGTCGGCTGCAAAGGCTGTGCCGAAGTCTGCCAGACGGGTGGAGAAGCACAGGTACTGGAAATGAAGCAGAAGCTGGAGGGAAAGGGTAAGGCAGTCACCGGCTACACCGTAGTCGACTTCCTGTGCGACAGGGCCCTGGTGA includes:
- the nuoE gene encoding NADH-quinone oxidoreductase subunit NuoE: MAATIQAIVDKYGGDKGQLVSILQDVQAEYCYLPKETLEEVSRVLHIPLSQVYSVASFFRAFSLTPRGKHVVTVCLGTACHVRGAPAVLDELGRQLGVEPGKTTEDMQFTLETVNCLGACALGPIVVMDGQYHGQMSPVKAKKTLKQYSEVSQDDNHG
- a CDS encoding pyruvate synthase; translated protein: MLELRLHGRGGQGAVTSAELLALAAIAEGKYALAFPTFGPERRGAPVQAFVRTDNKPIRIRAEVRQPDAVVVLDPGLLNIVDVSSGLKEKGIVIVNTKKTPEQIKSLFGNRWSVATVDASTIALKTLGVPIVNTTMLGAIIKATSVVEISSLEEPLKHRFGERAGRNLEACKKAFEMTVMA
- the porD gene encoding pyruvate synthase subunit PorD (catalyzes the ferredoxin-dependent oxidative decarboxylation of pyruvate to form acetyl-CoA) gives rise to the protein MDIGAVITDAGNAIEYKTGDWRSERPVLNKERCIKCGICYIYCPEGCIRQNNEGYFAADPYYCKGCGICARECWTQAIKMVPEEE
- a CDS encoding 4Fe-4S dicluster domain-containing protein encodes the protein MDKLRSAAALEELRIRILAKRNPQQPLISICAGTGCHAYRSEDVADAIKEEIEQQGLTGQVELKVTGCHGFCERGPLMVLYPQKIFYQRVKIEDVPEVVSETIMKGKVLDRLLYTDPNTGERFAKEDDIPFYKRQQRLLFGNNNKIDPSSIEDYLAIGGYAALSKALFHMSPEEIIEEVKRSGLRGRGGGGFPTGSKWESTRRAEGDIKYVICNCDEGDPGAYMDRSLMEGNPHSILEGMIIGAYAIGSSLGYVYVRNEYPLAVNNVTIALKQAEEYGFLGENILGSGFDFRVKVSRGGGAFVCGESTALMASLEGKVGEPRAKYVHTSEKGLYDRPSNLNNVETWANIPLIILKGADWFNRIGTEGSKGTKIFSLVGKVNNTGLVEVPMGMTLREIVYDIGGGIQGGKKFKAVQTGGPSGGVIPESLLDLPVDFDELTRAGSMMGSGGMIVTDERTCMVDLAKYFVGFLQEESCGKCLPCREGLKRMLEILTDITKGKGRQEDIDLLERLCATLRDSSLCALGSTAANPVLTTIRYFREEYEAHIREGRCPAGVCKALITYFIIDEKCPGCGLCVKPCPTEAITFVAKKKPVILNQEKCIKCGTCYDICKMGAVGVK
- a CDS encoding hydrogenase small subunit, coding for MTRVEPRPKYSNSRRACMVERGKGGTVEYPLIWFAASACTGCSVSVLNSVSPTIKNVLIDEVVPGKHINLRYHATVMAGQGDAVIEEMEHTARSKKGGYILVVEGAIPTAAEGAYGTMGENGGKPIPMASRLEHVAGNALAIIALGTCASFGGIAAGAPNPSGCISVDQFLKQHRINVPLINIPGCAPHPDWFVGTVAAILLKGLPKPEELDEHKRPKAFYGKLIHENCPRRAYFEEGKFARKFGGPGCLNELGCKGPVTYADCPLRLWNHSTNWCIGSGGSCIGCVEPGFPDLLAPFYQKLSDDALPAVGKGQ
- a CDS encoding nickel-dependent hydrogenase large subunit → MGKIIIEPVTRIEGHLKIEAVVENGKVKDARSSGMMFRGLEIILQGRDPRDAQRYTQRICGVCPTSHSTAATLNLDSAFGISDKIPDNGRIMRNLILGAAHIADHILHFYHLAALDYVDITAVAKYDGNDPVLNSVKAFAERGELGPFVPRYEGDYRLSKAANIEALAHYVKALEMRRKGQELTTIFGGKLPHDSVIVPGGVAEVPTVDKIASFLWQLNELRDFINNVYLPDVMMVAEAYSDYFGIGAGCGNLLSYGSFDLDGKSPDLARRERFMKQGTVSADLKLGQLDTQKIMEYVKYSWYEDSTSRKHPASGETRPDLKKKAGYSWIKAPRYDGKVYEVGPLARVAVTYASGNPTVKALVDSTLSRFKASPKALFSVLGRHAARALYTKALADSMPAWLLQLKPGEPAYIDYQIPEQSTGMGLIDGARGALGHWVEIKDKKIANYQCVVPSTWNLSPRDDNEQPGPVEQAIIGTKVKDENNPFEIVRIVRSFDPCIACAVHLITPKGSELGRFRVS
- a CDS encoding hydrogenase maturation protease yields the protein MADSECRRKGPKIAVVGMGNLLLKDEGIGVHVAQALQEMAPENGSNLQIVDGGTSPDVLLSLDKVDKLIIIDAVKGDCEPGTIYRLGPDEIPENGAEATSLHQVGLMQSLQILDKFGLKPPKVVIVGIQPKEIDWGTEPSAELGQKIPEMMRLVLEEARKC